GAAGCGACAATGGCGGCCCAGCAAACCTGATCCAGCTTGGAGCACAACATTATGAGCAACCAGTAGCATTCGCTCCGCCACTGCCTTTAGCACAACCTTTAGCACTTGAAGCTTACGATCTAGCCCCGGCGCCGTTACCATACATTGCGGCCAAGCCTATCATCGAAGAAGATGAAGATGAAGATGACAGTGAGGAGGAATACCTCGATGGTGGACACTTGGAAGGCCTCAATCACGGACATGGACACGCCTACGAAAAGGGAGCGGGTAGTGACTATGGTGTAGAACATCACGCAGCGCACGGCGAGAAAGGCAGTAAAGGATACAGCTCTAAAGACCATCACGCTGCTGGTGAATCTGGGCATTATGGAAAGGAGCATAAGGAAGGCTACCATAGCGAAGCCGAAGGCGAAAAAGGTGCTCATCACAACGAGGCCGACGCTCATGGAAAGCATCACGAAGCAGGATCCAGTTACAAAGGAGGCGATGCAGGCCATAAAAAGCACTTCAGCAAAGGAGAGGATATCACTGGATACCACAAAGTCTTCCACAAGGACGAGTTCAAGAAGGATCACGATTTTTACGACGTTGCTGATAACAGTGGCCACTTTAATAAGTATGGTAATGAGAAGGGTCACCATGGCTCTGAAGAGGGCGGTCACAAGGAAGGTGGACATGCTGATGCTGGATTTGATAAGGGAGAGTTTGGAAAGTCTGGTTTTCAAGCTA
This window of the Choristoneura fumiferana chromosome 20, NRCan_CFum_1, whole genome shotgun sequence genome carries:
- the LOC141439130 gene encoding uncharacterized protein — encoded protein: MARVLCLLVAVTAAAAVQVSSYVAPVATGYIYRSDNGGPANLIQLGAQHYEQPVAFAPPLPLAQPLALEAYDLAPAPLPYIAAKPIIEEDEDEDDSEEEYLDGGHLEGLNHGHGHAYEKGAGSDYGVEHHAAHGEKGSKGYSSKDHHAAGESGHYGKEHKEGYHSEAEGEKGAHHNEADAHGKHHEAGSSYKGGDAGHKKHFSKGEDITGYHKVFHKDEFKKDHDFYDVADNSGHFNKYGNEKGHHGSEEGGHKEGGHADAGFDKGEFGKSGFQAKGHHEEDDDSHSAEEGNDSEYQHSEEYGKKGGGGDEKEYGFDDDDDEDDHE